The genomic interval TAAATCGATAGATTCAGAATTTGAAATTAGCGAAGAAGGAAAGATTGATCTGTCCGGCTATGAAATTACTGTACTAAAGTATAAAGTAAATAAAACCATGTTAAACTCCCCTATCATAAGAAGTTATGGATTTGTGATTGAGCGAGCCGGGAGGGTTTTAGCGGAACTCTACGTCCAAAAGCATTTTCGGTCTGAATGGGAATTTTCTGATGACGCTCGTACCGAATACACTACATGGGCTCTCGAAGAGAAAAAATCGGACGGTTACAAAATCATAAGAATCTACCCGGGATTTGAAAACTTTGTTCTCAATTTTCCCGCATTTGATTTGGCGATGACTGATGTGCAGAACTTGGTAAAAGAGAGATTTGTGAGTGATGTAAATATAAATTAAGATTGATAAACCATTTCGCTAAATATCCGGCACTCAAGGCGCTGATCCCTATCATATTCGGTATACTGTTTCAAGGGATACTCGAACTCCAGGTTCAGCCTCTGCTAATATTTGTCATACTATCCGTTCTTTTAATGTTGTTGTTTTTTCTTCGGAATTACGAATATAATTTTATCACCCAAACAGTTCTCCTTGCTTTTATAGGTTACAGCGCTTCATCACTTTCGAACTTCGATAACACCCGGCTCAATTCAAGCAGATGGGCGGATAATGACATCACTACAGTAGGTAAGGTGACAGCTGTTAGCAAAGGGAAGTCAAGGTGGATTGACATATCCGTTGACGGATTGATAGTGAATGATTCCGATCTTGTCAAGGATCGTTTAAAAATAAGGATCAGACTACCTGAAAGTTTAAATTTTGTCGGGTATGGCGATTCGATTGCTCTGCGGGGACGTCTCAATTTACCCGGAGGCAGGAGAAACCCCGGTGAATTCGACATTAGTAAGTACTTTCGTTCAATAGGAATAAACGCCTATATATCAAAGAAAAACCTCAATTCAGTTAATTTAATTTCTAAGAGAGACAATCGGCTTTCAATAAGCGACGGGACCTATTCAATCAGGGAGTCCCTACAAAACAGTGTTAACCGAATACTATCTCCGGAAAGTTCTTCCGTAATAAGCGCGATACTACTCGGTAATCGTGCATTGCTTTCAGAAGAGACTCGTGATGATTTTAGAAAGACGGGAATAATTCATGTCCTCGCAATTTCGGGATTACATATCGGTTACATTGTTGGAATTCTTTTCATTATCGGATCGCTCTTCCGGTTTAAAAGAAAACCAAAAGTTCTCTTTATAATTACGGGAATTATCATGTATGCATATCTGATTGGATGGAAGACACCGGTAACGAGAGCCTCGATTATGTCCATAATATTACTTGCAGGGATAATTTCCGAACGCAGACACTTACCGCTCAATACACTCGGAATAGCTGCGATCATCATCCTGCTTTTGAAACCTGCGGAATTATTCCAACCGGGATTCCAATTATCATTCGCAGCCGTTGCTTCAATAATATTTTTTAAAGAGAGGTTTGGAGATAAAATTCGTCTACCTAAACCTACTAACGGATTTCGACGAATATTGAGATGGATTATCTTGCTCTATTTAATGACACTGTCAGCCCAAGTAGTTACAATGCCGCTTACAGCGTATCATTTTAAAAACTTTTTTCTTACCGGGTTGCTGTTAAACGTTCTGATAGTTCCATTTGTCGGAGTACTTGTTGCGCTGGGTATAGTTACACTGTTCTTTTACTATTTATATCCGCCATCTGGATTGATTTTTGCGGCGGGTTTAGACTTTTTAACCGAGTCTCTCATTTCACTGCTCTCATTTTTTTCTGATAATTTTAGAGCAAATATCGTCACGGGGTCTTTCCCGTTCTGGTTACTTTTTATCATTCTCTTAACGATATTCAGCATCGGATTCCTGAATGAATTAAAGGGGAGAAAATGGTTAGTGATACTTGTCTTAATTACCTTGAACGGATTTATGTGGAACAAGGCGTTGCATTTTAGAGGAATTGACGTCTATTTCTTAGACGTGGGACAAGGAGACGCAATTTTCATAGACGGTTTTGCGACAAAAAATATTTTGATAGATGCTGGACGAAAAGGATTCGGCAAACAGGCGGGAAAATACATTATTTCACCCTTCCTCTTGGAAAAAGGGATTAAAAAAATTGATTATCTTCTGCTCAGTCATCAGGACGCAGACCATGTTGGCGGCGTGAAATATTTACTTCAAAACTTTCAGGTAGACAGTTTAATGACCAGTTATAATGATTCAAAATCTCCACCATATATTGATGCTCTGTCAGCAGCGGGTGAACTCGGAATTCCCGTAAGGAAAGTCAAGATGGGTGACACAATAAGGTTAGGTTCATTTTCGAACATGCAGGTGTATAATCCG from Candidatus Neomarinimicrobiota bacterium carries:
- a CDS encoding DNA internalization-related competence protein ComEC/Rec2; this translates as MINHFAKYPALKALIPIIFGILFQGILELQVQPLLIFVILSVLLMLLFFLRNYEYNFITQTVLLAFIGYSASSLSNFDNTRLNSSRWADNDITTVGKVTAVSKGKSRWIDISVDGLIVNDSDLVKDRLKIRIRLPESLNFVGYGDSIALRGRLNLPGGRRNPGEFDISKYFRSIGINAYISKKNLNSVNLISKRDNRLSISDGTYSIRESLQNSVNRILSPESSSVISAILLGNRALLSEETRDDFRKTGIIHVLAISGLHIGYIVGILFIIGSLFRFKRKPKVLFIITGIIMYAYLIGWKTPVTRASIMSIILLAGIISERRHLPLNTLGIAAIIILLLKPAELFQPGFQLSFAAVASIIFFKERFGDKIRLPKPTNGFRRILRWIILLYLMTLSAQVVTMPLTAYHFKNFFLTGLLLNVLIVPFVGVLVALGIVTLFFYYLYPPSGLIFAAGLDFLTESLISLLSFFSDNFRANIVTGSFPFWLLFIILLTIFSIGFLNELKGRKWLVILVLITLNGFMWNKALHFRGIDVYFLDVGQGDAIFIDGFATKNILIDAGRKGFGKQAGKYIISPFLLEKGIKKIDYLLLSHQDADHVGGVKYLLQNFQVDSLMTSYNDSKSPPYIDALSAAGELGIPVRKVKMGDTIRLGSFSNMQVYNPPGSYAYSVLQSSNDLSIVMKFTYGYSTFLFPGDIDSKAEKFLAESGFQINSEVLKVPHHGSATSSSEIFLNRVSPKEAVISVGMNNPYNHPSENVLTRYHSLGINYYRTDFEGALLFRSNGRSISRESWN